The genomic DNA ACCACGGCTCCTTGGCGTCGGCATAGTCTCCGGACGTCAGATGTCCGGCGTCGGCGATCCGCTTCTTCAGCTCGAGGTACTCGCCGCGTACGTCGGGCTCGGCCCGCAGCCAGTCCCGGAACAGCAGCGCGAAACGCTGATTCGGCCAGCCCTCGACGCGCAGGTGCACGTTGGTGGGCCTACCGGGGTCGGCAGATGCATGAAAGCGCTTCTGCCACAGCGCCGACTCGTCGGTGTGTGCGACGTCGGCAACGATCGACTCGACTCGGGGATAGCCCGCCGCGGCCAATGCCGAGCCCAGCTCGTCGGCGACGTCGAGCGACTCGACGGTGACCTGGACGTCGATGACGTCCTTGGCGTCGAGGCCCGGTACGGCAGTCGACCCGACGTGGTCGATGCGCAGCGCCCGATGGCCGCAGGACGTGTTGAGCCGGTTGACGATTCGCGTCGCCTGCTCGGGCCACGACGAGTCGGCGGGCACCAGGACCGGCGCCACGCGGGCCGGCTCCCCGGCCTGGACGTTGTGTGCGAACGGCACGATCCGGTCGTGCCACAGCGCCCTGGCGGCCGCCACCAGATCCTCTGCGGGGCCGGAGTTGTCGAGCCAC from Mycolicibacterium arabiense includes the following:
- the coaE gene encoding dephospho-CoA kinase; protein product: MLRIGLSGGIGAGKSTVSKTFGELGGIVVDGDVIAREVVEPGTEGLAKLVEAFGEDILRPDGALDRPALAAVAFSDDAKRATLNGIVHPLVGRRRQELIDAAPADAVIVEDIPLLVESQMAPMFPLVIIVHADEDLRVSRLIEHRGFTEADARARIAAQATVEQRRAVADVWLDNSGPAEDLVAAARALWHDRIVPFAHNVQAGEPARVAPVLVPADSSWPEQATRIVNRLNTSCGHRALRIDHVGSTAVPGLDAKDVIDVQVTVESLDVADELGSALAAAGYPRVESIVADVAHTDESALWQKRFHASADPGRPTNVHLRVEGWPNQRFALLFRDWLRAEPDVRGEYLELKKRIADAGHLTSGDYADAKEPWFADAYGRAVDWAERTGWTA